A region from the Spea bombifrons isolate aSpeBom1 chromosome 7, aSpeBom1.2.pri, whole genome shotgun sequence genome encodes:
- the TMBIM1 gene encoding protein lifeguard 3 — translation MSYPSAPPPYNDRDPLNQPYPGAGGYPQPGGFPAAGGYPQPGPYPPAYGQPGGFYPQPGGYPSHGGYPEPGHNEPPKPPVMPILPTIPLNTGDAGIYRTDDQDGQFGSWDDKAVRHTFIRKVYSIITVQLLITVAFIAVFTYVEPVKSFIIRTPGIYYASYAVFFVTYMVLVCCEGPRRRFPWNIILLGVFTLAMSFMTGTIASFYSTKAVLICIGITTIVAFAVTIFCCQTRVDFTSCGGFFAVLGIVVFITGIVTAIVLAFKYVYWLHMLYAAIGAIAFTLFLAYDTQLVLGNRKHTISPEEYVYGALKIYTDIVYIFTSLLQIVGSRV, via the exons ATGTCCTATCCGAGTGCCCCACCGCCGTACAATGACCGAGACCCCCTGAATCAGCCATACCCTGGAGCGGGGGGTTATCCACAGCCGGGGGGATTCCCTGCGGCAGGGGGCTATCCACAGCCTGGCCCTTATCCTCCTGCTTATGGTCAGCCTGGGGGCTTCTACCCTCAGCCGGGGGGTTACCCTTCACACGGTGGATACCCGGAGCCGGGACACAATGAGCCTCCAAAGCCCCCCGTGATGCCCATTCTGCCCACGATTCCTCTGAACACAG GTGATGCCGGCATATACAGGACAGATGACCAAGATGGACAGTTTGGTTCCTGGGATGACAAAGCCGTGCGCCATACTTTCATCCGGAAG GTCTACTCGATCATAACCGTCCAGCTGCTGATTACCGTGGCCTTCATCGCCGTCTTCACCTACGT GGAACCCGTGAAATCGTTTATAATCCGCACGCCGGGGATTTATTACGCGTCCTA CGCCGTGTTCTTTGTGACATACATGGTCCTGGTCTGCTGCGAGGGTCCCAG GAGGCGTTTTCCCTGGAATATAATCCTTTTGGGCGTTTTT ACTCTCGCCATGTCCTTTATGACGGGGACTATTGCAAG TTTTTACAGCACCAAAGCCGTCCTGATTTGCATCGGCATCACAACAATCGTTGCCTTCGCGGTGACCATCTTCTGCTGCCAGACCAGG GTGGATTTCACGTCCTGCGGAGGATTCTTCGCCGTCCTGGGGATCGTCGTCTTCATTACTGGGATCGTAACGGCCATCGTCCTGGCGTTTAAATAC GTATATTGGCTGCACATGCTGTACGCTGCGATCGGAGCGATTGCTTTTACACTg TTCCTGGCGTACGACACGCAGCTGGTCCTCGGTAACCGGAAGCACACCATCAGCCCGGAGGAATATGTTTACGGCGCCTTGAAGATCTACACCGACATCGTTTACATCTTCACCAGTCTCCTACAGATCGTGGGGAGCCGGGTTTAG
- the AAMP gene encoding angio-associated migratory cell protein encodes MEGAGAGDGGANPEPEEGAAAAAAAAPAVEFHEDEEIIEVLELNEAEPDPDDLASDMEDVDFADEPEAGEMADEEFETEDEGVEEGAEPHDDSELTFSKHTASVFCVSLDPKESILAVTGGEDDKAYVWRISDGETLFECTGHKDSVTCVGFSHNSSLVATGDMSGLIKVWKVEGGEEIWSFEAADLEWLEWHPCAPVLMAGTADGNTWMWKMPGGECKTFQGSNCPATCGQFLPDGKKAVVGYEDGSVRIWDLKQGSALHVLKGADGHGGPLTCVSSNADGSLVLTGSVDCDTKMVNTSTGKVVGVFRTESNVSKASKREEGEMETNSVESVGFCNVLPLAAVGYLDGTLAIYDVSTQSLRHRCQHESGIVHLLWEDSSPVVYTCSLDGAVRLWDSRSGKMISEYCGHSSEILDFALNKDASIVVTASGDNKAKVFCVQRPDR; translated from the exons ATGGAAGGAGCAGGAGCTGGGGACGGAGGAGCCAATCCGGAGCCAGAGGAAGGAGCTgcggcagcagctgcagcggcGCCAGCTGTCGAGTTCCATGAAGATGAAGAGATTATCGAGGTGCTGGAGCTCAACGAGGCTGAGCCGGATCCAG ATGATCTCGCCAGTGACATGGAGGACGTAGACTTCGCAGACGAGCCGGAGGCCGGAGAAATGGCTGACGAGGAGTTCGAGACGGAGGATGAGGGGGTAGAGGAAGGCGCTGAGCCTCATGATGACAGCGAGCTGACGTTCTCCAAACACACAG CCTCTGTGTTCTGTGTCAGCCTGGATCCGAAGGAGAGCATCCTGGCCGTGACCGGAGGAGAGGATGATAAAGCCTACGTCTGGAGGATCAGCGATGGAGAGACGTTATTTGAGTGTACAG GTCACAAAGATTCGGTTACCTGTGTGGGATTTAGTCACAATTCCAGCCTGGTGGCCACCGGAGACATGAGTGGCCTCATCAAGGTGTGGAAAGTTGAAGGTGGGGAGGAGATCTGGTCGTTCGAGGCGGCTGACCTGGAG TGGCTGGAGTGGCACCCGTGCGCTCCTGTGTTAATGGCCGGCACTGCGGATGGAAATACCTGGATGTGGAAGATGCCCGGTGGGGAATGTAAGACCTTCCAGGGGTCCAACTGCCCCGCCACCTGCGGACAGTTCCTTCCTGACG GAAAGAAGGCGGTCGTGGGTTACGAAGATGGGAGCGTGCGGATTTGGGACCTGAAACAGGGAAGCGCTCTACACGTTCTGAAAG GCGCAGACGGGCACGGCGGGCCGCTCACGTGTGTTTCGTCTAATGCCGACGGGAGCCTGGTGCTCACCGGCTCTGTGGACTGCGACACAAAGATGGTGAACACTTCCACTGGGAAG GTTGTTGGGGTGTTCAGGACAGAAAGCAACGTCTCAAAAGCTTCAAAGCGAGAGGAAGGAGAAATGGAGACCAACTCTGTGGAGTCGGTGGGCTTCTGTAACGT CCTGCCGCTGGCTGCCGTTGGCTACCTGGATGGGACTTTGGCGATTTACGACGTCTCCACGCAGAGCCTGAGACACCGGTGCCAGCATGAA TCCGGGATCGTGCATCTCTTGTGGGAGGACAGCTCGCCGGTGGTGTACACCTGCAGCTTGGATGGCGCCGTCAGACTGTGGGACTCGAGATCCGGCAAAATGATTAGCGAATATTGCGGGCATTCGTCCGAAATCCTCGATTTTGCACTTAACAA AGACGCTTCCATCGTGGTGACGGCATCCGGCGACAACAAAGCCAAAGTCTTCTGCGTTCAGCGACCCGACCGTTAA